The following coding sequences lie in one Primulina huaijiensis isolate GDHJ02 chromosome 2, ASM1229523v2, whole genome shotgun sequence genomic window:
- the LOC140968292 gene encoding polyubiquitin 9, which yields MAMYIRVKREKTTYFLQCVPSETILQIKEKLQELIDQPANNQRLILMSNREVLDDSKSLADQKVENDAVVALTLRKDDNEFEDVNIVRPNDFYQSHDSEASSNW from the exons ATG GCAATGTATATCCGTGTTAAACGTGAGAAGACAACTTACTTCCTGCAATGCGTTCCAAGTGAGACGATTCTACAAATCAAGGAGAAGTTGCAAGAACTCATTGATCAGCCGGCTAACAATCAAAGACTGATACTCATGTCAAATCGGGAAGTGTTGGATGATTCAAAATCCTTGGCAGATCAAAAG GTTGAAAATGATGCTGTCGTCGCCCTGACTCTGAGAAAAG ATGATAATGAGTTCGAGGATGTAAATATCGTGCGGCCAAATGATTTCTACCAGTCCCATGACTCGGAAGCTAGTTCTAATTGGTGA
- the LOC140957297 gene encoding uncharacterized protein has protein sequence MRQHESKLNPLKCAFGVKAGNFLGFLVHQRGVEVDKNKTKAIIEANPHKNKKELQRFLGQVNYLRRFISNLAGKTKEFSQLLKLKDSREFKWEESHQKDFDVIKRYLSNPHVLMPPSYGMPLKLYISAAHESIGCLLVQNNHEGNEQAIYYLSRFLTPVEVKYSVIEKLYLTLYYALKGQAIADFLADHPSLDEFIGEQVGFPVCGVGARPWELNLGFPCTNNQAKYEALVIGLEILKDLGARELLTSGDSQLVLKQLSGEFKCTSLSLAPYYTTASQLLDDFKEVSLVHVPRQEIWEAEELAQVASRLKMSPELTHRLVLIQKRNHPSIQQRGIQVDTLNLDINLAGDWRDDIKQVLESTGRDIPHGLKIRALNCVLVKGDLYMKGLDGLLLRCIGFPEALEIMKQLHEGVCGAHQSGVKMRW, from the exons ATGAGGCAACATGAGTCAAAGTTAAATCCATTGAAATGTGCATTTGGTGTGAAAGCGGGAAACTTTTTGGGATTTCTTGTTCATCAGAGGGGAGTTGAAGTGGATAAAAACAAAACCAAAGCTATTATAGAAGCAAACCCacacaaaaacaagaaagagtTACAACGTTTTCTTGGGCAAGTAAATTACTTGAGGCGTTTTATCTCTAATCTTGCAGGGAAAACAAAAGAGTTCTCACAATTGTTGAAGCTCAAAGACAGCAGGGAGTTCAAATGGGAAGAGTCGCATCAGAAAGATTTTGATGTGATCAAGAGATATTTATCTAATCCACATGTTCTTATGCCTCCCAGTTATGGAATGCCCCTTAAATTATATATCTCTGCTGCTCATGAATCAATTGGATGTCTACTAGTTCAAAATAATCACGAAGGAAATGAGCAAGCTATCTATTATTTGAGTAGATTCCTTACTCCAGTAGAGGTGAAATACTCTGTAATTGAGAAGCTATACTTGACATTGTATTATGCAT TAAAAGGCCAAGCCATAGCCGATTTTTTAGCTGACCATCCTTCACTTGATGAGTTTATTGGAGAGCAGGTTGGCTTTCCAGTTTGTGGAGTGGGAGCTCGACCGTGGGAGTTGAATTTGGGTTTTCCATGCACCAACAATCAGGCGAAATACGAAGCACTGGTCATTGGATTGGAAATTCTGAAAGATTTAGGGGCGAGAGAATTGTTAACATCAGGGGATTCTCAGCTAGTACTCAAACAGCTGTCAGGAGAGTTCAAATGCACAAGTTTGTCCTTGGCTCCATACTATACCACGGCATCCCAACTTCTAGATGATTTCAAGGAAGTGTCATTAGTACACGTCCCAAGACAAGAAATTTGGGAGGCTGAGGAGTTGGCACAGGTTGCTTCGAGATTGAAGATGTCTCCAGAACTTACACACAGGCTAGTGTTGATCCAGAAGAGAAACCATCCTTCAATACAGCAAAGGGGAATTCAAGTAGACACGCTCAACTTGGATATAAACTTAGCTGGTGACTGGAGGGATGACATAAAACAGGTGTTAGAATCAACCGGGAGAGATATTCCACATGGTTTAAAAATTAGAGCTCTGAATTGCGTCTTAGTGAAGGGAGATTTGTACATGAAAGGTTTGGATGGTTTGCTCCTCAGATGCATAGGTTTTCCAGAGGCTTTGGAGATCATGAAGCAACTTCATGAGGGAGTATGTGGAGCGCATCAATCTGGAGTAAAGATGAGATGGTAG
- the LOC140957312 gene encoding transcription initiation factor TFIID subunit 11-like — MDVELGKLQSSGDPDKVAKMLILLAKFTDEQMSRRRLLTSITGSAEISVPMTIVVSGIGKMFVGELIETARMVMSERKEHRQRLWSSCELGDESNL; from the exons ATGGACGTTGAGCTTGGAAAGCTGCAATCTAGTGGCGATCCTGATAAAGTGGCTAAGATGCTGATTCTTTTAGCTAAGTTTACGGATGAGCAAATGAGTCG GAGAAGGCTACTTACAAGCATAACTGGAAGTGCAGAAATTTCAGTACCCATGACCATTGTTGTATCTGGAATAGGAAAAATGTTTGTTGGGGAGCTTATTGAAACAGCAAGAATGGTAATGTCAGAGAGAAAAGAGCACAGACAACGTTTGTGGAGTTCTTGTGAGTTGGGTGATGAAAGTAACTTGTAA
- the LOC140968324 gene encoding remorin 4.1-like gives MLNNQRALAISRTPSHIDDDESSPVIREIHALTPPLSLGARRRETWETGSHRSSAPSTASSEINFTSMSREFNALVLAGSSSTIASESETGNLGRIGEEETNPLAIVPDTNPGGGGDRVLAVSEAADDGGYRISGGAVTVQSVKKEEVLSKISAWKNAKIAKINNRFKREDAVINGWEGEQVQKATSWMKKEERKLEEKRAKALEKMQNDIAQAHRKAEERRAIAEAKRGTKVARILEIANLMKAVGRPPVKRSFF, from the exons ATGTTGAACAATCAACGAGCCTTAGCCATATCAAGAACTCCATCTCATATTGACGATGATGAATCATCGCCTGTGATCAGAGAAATCCACGCCTTGACTCCACCTTTGTCCTTGGGGGCCCGACGACGGGAAACTTGGGAAACTGGCAGCCATAGATCATCTGCCCCTTCCACGGCTTCATCGGAGATCAATTTCACCTCCATGAGTAGGGAGTTCAATGCTTTAGTCTTGGCTGGTTCAAGTTCAACCATCGCGTCGGAAAGTGAAACGGGCAACTTGGGGAGGATTGGGGAGGAGGAGACCAACCCTTTAGCGATTGTGCCGGATACTAACCCCGGCGGTGGAGGGGATAGAGTGCTGGCAGTTTCTGAAGCTGCCGATGATGGTGGTTATCGTATCAGTGGAGGTGCGGTGACGGTACAAAGTGTGAAGAAAGAGGAGGTTTTGTCGAAGATTAGTGCGTGGAAAAATGCGAAGATCGCCAAGATTAACAATCGGTTTAAGCGGGAGGATGCTGTGATTAATGGTTGGGAGGGGGAGCAAGTGCAGAAAGCTACTTCTTGGATGAAGAAAGAAGAg AGGAAACTAGAGGAGAAAAGAGCAAAGGCCCTGGAAAAGATGCAGAATGACATAGCACAAGCCCACAGAAAAGCAGAGGAAAGGAGAGCAATCGCTGAGGCCAAGAGGGGAACTAAAGTGGCCAGGATTCTTGAAATCGCCAATCTCATGAAAGCAGTCGGACGACCACCGGTCAAGCGATCTTTCTTTTAA